One stretch of Leadbetterella byssophila DSM 17132 DNA includes these proteins:
- a CDS encoding IS701 family transposase, giving the protein MCSFRELFEKCLPAFNQLRTFERARTLALGVLSCVGRCTITGMVTASGAQFLDWSATYRLFKGSRMNMSKIFGCIRKEVVLTNGWEHPYIYAHMDDTLLRKRGKKIFGTGWMRDPLGPPFSSNFVWGQRFIQVSLSLLEKGVFGPSRAIPVDFTHCPPVKKPTKGADEQTTATFLQQHKKEKMSAVGLQRILSLREDLNADGFSNKKVVLSVDGSYTNETVIKKLPAGVELIGRIRKDAKLFSPAEVKINQRGRKPYFGRELPTPEQIRQSPEIPYQKIEAWAAGKKRVFEVKTLKNVRWRKSGERNLMLVIIRPVSYRLTKSSKLLYRNPAYLISTSQHIDIQLLVQAYIRRWEIEVGFRDQKTLIGCGQAQVREKTAVEKVPQFISACYAMILLAAHKSNEKKSQQLPGTKWYKNAKRKRITTGDLLNRVRMENWLESVQINLTDFAKLQQKMAKLGKINNPAIEAIFYNRN; this is encoded by the coding sequence ATTTGTTCTTTTCGGGAATTATTTGAAAAGTGCTTACCAGCGTTTAATCAACTTAGAACCTTTGAGCGAGCTCGGACTCTTGCTTTAGGTGTTTTATCGTGTGTTGGCCGATGTACTATTACGGGAATGGTAACGGCCAGTGGTGCTCAGTTCTTGGACTGGTCGGCTACCTATCGCCTTTTTAAGGGCAGCCGAATGAATATGAGCAAGATATTTGGCTGTATACGCAAAGAAGTAGTACTTACTAACGGTTGGGAGCATCCTTATATTTATGCTCATATGGACGATACATTACTACGTAAACGAGGAAAGAAAATCTTCGGAACGGGTTGGATGCGTGATCCACTTGGTCCGCCATTTAGCAGTAATTTTGTGTGGGGGCAGCGTTTTATTCAAGTGTCTTTATCGCTACTAGAAAAGGGAGTGTTTGGGCCTTCTCGAGCAATTCCTGTTGACTTTACCCATTGTCCACCAGTAAAAAAGCCTACTAAAGGCGCTGACGAGCAAACCACAGCTACTTTTTTGCAACAACACAAGAAAGAGAAGATGAGTGCAGTAGGTCTGCAGCGTATCCTCTCTCTGAGAGAAGATTTAAATGCGGACGGTTTTTCTAATAAGAAAGTGGTGTTAAGTGTTGATGGTAGTTACACCAACGAAACGGTAATAAAAAAGCTGCCAGCCGGAGTGGAATTAATAGGGAGAATAAGAAAAGATGCAAAGCTATTTTCTCCTGCCGAAGTAAAAATAAATCAAAGGGGAAGAAAACCTTATTTTGGAAGAGAGTTACCTACACCAGAACAAATACGGCAAAGTCCAGAAATACCATACCAAAAGATAGAAGCATGGGCAGCAGGTAAAAAACGAGTCTTTGAGGTGAAAACACTAAAAAATGTTAGGTGGAGGAAATCCGGGGAGCGAAACCTGATGCTAGTCATTATTCGTCCAGTTAGTTACCGACTTACAAAAAGCTCCAAATTACTTTACCGAAACCCTGCCTATCTAATTTCTACCTCCCAGCATATAGATATCCAATTACTTGTACAGGCTTATATTAGAAGGTGGGAAATAGAGGTAGGCTTTCGTGATCAAAAAACATTGATCGGCTGCGGACAGGCACAAGTGCGTGAGAAAACAGCTGTCGAGAAAGTGCCCCAATTTATATCAGCATGTTACGCAATGATCTTACTGGCAGCTCACAAATCAAACGAAAAAAAATCGCAGCAACTTCCAGGAACTAAATGGTACAAAAACGCAAAAAGAAAAAGAATTACCACAGGAGATTTACTCAATCGTGTGAGAATGGAAAACTGGCTTGAAAGTGTACAAATTAATTTAACCGACTTCGCAAAACTCCAACAAAAAATGGCAAAGTTGGGTAAAATCAACAATCCAGCAATCGAAGCTATATTTTACAACAGAAATTAG
- a CDS encoding DUF6962 family protein — protein MQPSIELFGIRIDEPVTTATDLLVGITCLICAFKLKKLVRTLWIHKAIFWYFLLMGLATIMGGLMGHGFLYVLGFYWKLPGWFLSMIAVNLLERVMIHFSATELSPKMLRFFSIFNLVELGFFMLMAFGTLNFLYVQIHSTYGFLVVVFSFCVYNYRRGHHPEIMKNMMWGVFWIFICAVVFVGKLSISIWFNHADLAHTFMFIGALYFYKGSKGILKSPE, from the coding sequence ATGCAACCTTCCATAGAACTTTTCGGAATACGAATTGATGAGCCGGTAACCACCGCTACCGACTTACTAGTAGGCATTACCTGCCTTATTTGTGCATTCAAACTAAAAAAACTAGTTCGGACTTTATGGATACATAAAGCCATATTTTGGTATTTCCTACTAATGGGGCTTGCCACCATTATGGGAGGTCTGATGGGGCATGGATTTTTATATGTGTTAGGGTTCTATTGGAAGTTACCCGGATGGTTCCTGAGCATGATTGCTGTAAATCTTTTGGAAAGGGTGATGATACATTTTAGTGCTACAGAGCTTAGTCCAAAAATGCTCCGGTTCTTTTCCATATTTAATCTGGTGGAGCTAGGCTTCTTTATGCTGATGGCTTTTGGAACTCTAAATTTTCTATATGTCCAAATCCATTCCACTTATGGTTTCTTAGTAGTAGTATTTAGTTTTTGTGTATATAACTACCGGAGAGGACATCACCCGGAAATCATGAAAAACATGATGTGGGGGGTCTTTTGGATATTTATATGTGCAGTAGTTTTTGTGGGAAAGTTAAGTATCAGCATCTGGTTCAATCATGCTGATCTAGCACATACGTTTATGTTCATTGGAGCCCTATATTTTTACAAGGGCTCAAAAGGTATATTAAAAAGCCCGGAATAA
- a CDS encoding DinB family protein, which translates to MKVTRKSAIKTLGLIGFSANVLGNNKEEFSAFREEFKVAWRSSRKYTLELYNQMPEKLMDYKYTPESFSWRTQFVHCIIFNAAQLAMRCEIHDPFDERTLKAGHWKSRKKKQLEADLHEFYDWVEKTVDTLPDEKLKEMTSFGSEDIPVWRLFYALENHIIHHRGQAVCYLRLNGITPIGYVGW; encoded by the coding sequence ATGAAGGTTACTAGAAAATCCGCGATAAAAACATTAGGATTAATAGGATTTAGTGCAAACGTACTCGGAAATAATAAAGAAGAGTTCTCAGCATTCAGAGAAGAGTTTAAGGTGGCTTGGCGAAGTTCCAGAAAATACACCCTAGAACTTTATAATCAAATGCCGGAAAAACTCATGGATTATAAATATACTCCGGAATCATTTTCATGGAGGACTCAATTTGTGCATTGTATCATTTTCAATGCAGCGCAATTAGCCATGCGCTGTGAAATTCATGACCCTTTTGATGAGCGTACTCTTAAAGCGGGACATTGGAAAAGCAGGAAGAAAAAGCAATTAGAGGCTGATCTCCATGAGTTTTACGATTGGGTAGAAAAAACAGTAGATACTTTACCTGATGAAAAACTGAAGGAGATGACCTCCTTCGGGTCTGAAGACATTCCCGTTTGGAGATTATTTTATGCATTAGAAAATCACATTATACATCACAGAGGCCAGGCGGTTTGTTATCTTAGACTTAATGGGATTACGCCTATCGGCTATGTGGGCTGGTAA
- a CDS encoding glycoside hydrolase family 3 N-terminal domain-containing protein → MRKILIGLALACAQYAQAQIKPEFLTKTNMAWVDSVFNTLTLEDKVGQILMPRGNFSGQGYKPEVLKEWVKQYKLGGIVFFAGQPTVQASITNELQALSKVPMLVGVDMEWGMAMRLDSTVRFPYQMALGAIQGGDDLMYRMGVEVGKQSKRMGIHVNYAPVVDINNNPKNPVINFRSFGEDKWTVANKALAYMKGMQSQRLLTAAKHFPGHGDTGVDSHHDLPVISHSKEYLSENELFPFKYLIQNGLTGIMTAHLNIPALEPKSGLASTFSTKIVSELLRKELGFEGLTFTDAMDMQGAVKNFKPGEAMVEAFLAGNDILETFMDVPTAFEALKNAAISGKIPMKLLDERVKKILKAKAWVGLDRYEPIKMEGLLEDLNTIESDVVNRWMAERSLVALRASNLPIKDLRKPTAVISIGAEGVSSFQNMAAKYTQTKSVSVHKTSTLDELKEAVKIDGNLIVALHLSNNRPGANYGLEPYMLEALSLIPSRAVLVVLGNPYVLDKLSLPYQDIVLANQVTSYMEEAAAMGVFGGIEMNGRLPVTVNDSFKYGDGIWVQKLGRLAYGVPEMVGIDSKVLVARVDSVMQLGIKEKAYPGAVLQIAKDGRVIYEKPYGFHTYEQAAAAPQISTDGMKFQQANLNEVMDNSVAGTSVIKGAKAGRKVPGLVQMNDLYDLASVTKISTSALAVMQLMSENKFDLDQTFGNYHEPFKGSDKESMTFRNMLTHRAGLKAWIPFWMNCVDSVATLKKALSLHPEWEGEFIHDVRQKTFWDKLFGRKPANPVNYERTLAEVPGIWKKCLDASTITWHPGIFSNTRSEVFSVEIADTLFMNKNRVEYIFKQIESSPVNVNQGYVYSDLHYYTYPIFMEKLTGKKWEDYLKETYHGLGAYSLTYNPRRFYSLDQIAPTEKDTLFRKTLIHGRVHDEGAGMLNGISGHAGLFGNANDLMKLMQMYLQKGYYGGQQYIKPEVIDEVTSYQFPDEGNRRGIAFDKLDFDKKITNGPQLASPSSYGHSGFTGTFTWVDPKYNLVYVFLSNRVYPTRDNVKISTLNLRTAVGDEIIKTIQGK, encoded by the coding sequence ATGCGAAAAATTTTAATCGGATTAGCCTTAGCATGTGCCCAATATGCACAGGCTCAAATCAAACCGGAATTCCTGACTAAGACCAATATGGCTTGGGTGGATTCCGTTTTCAATACCTTGACCTTAGAAGATAAGGTGGGGCAAATACTCATGCCAAGAGGAAATTTCTCAGGGCAAGGCTATAAGCCGGAGGTTCTTAAAGAGTGGGTGAAACAATATAAGTTAGGGGGAATTGTCTTCTTCGCAGGTCAACCTACCGTTCAGGCTTCCATCACAAATGAACTTCAGGCTTTATCCAAAGTCCCTATGTTAGTAGGGGTAGATATGGAATGGGGAATGGCTATGCGCCTAGATAGTACCGTGAGATTTCCCTATCAAATGGCACTTGGAGCAATACAAGGAGGCGATGATCTCATGTACAGAATGGGAGTGGAAGTGGGTAAGCAGTCGAAACGTATGGGTATCCATGTGAACTATGCGCCCGTAGTAGATATTAATAATAATCCTAAAAATCCTGTAATCAATTTCCGATCCTTCGGTGAAGATAAATGGACCGTTGCGAATAAGGCACTGGCTTATATGAAAGGTATGCAGTCTCAGCGTCTATTGACAGCTGCCAAGCATTTTCCAGGTCATGGAGATACCGGAGTAGATTCACACCATGATCTTCCTGTAATTTCACATAGCAAGGAGTATTTAAGCGAAAATGAGCTTTTTCCATTCAAATATTTGATTCAGAATGGTCTGACGGGTATTATGACTGCGCATTTGAATATACCTGCCCTTGAACCGAAATCAGGACTAGCTTCCACCTTCTCTACCAAGATCGTCTCAGAACTGCTGAGGAAGGAGCTGGGATTCGAAGGTTTGACCTTTACTGATGCCATGGATATGCAGGGTGCCGTAAAGAATTTTAAACCTGGCGAGGCTATGGTGGAGGCTTTCTTAGCGGGAAATGATATTCTTGAAACCTTCATGGATGTTCCTACTGCTTTTGAAGCCTTGAAAAACGCGGCGATATCCGGTAAAATACCAATGAAGCTCTTAGACGAAAGAGTGAAAAAGATCTTAAAAGCAAAAGCTTGGGTAGGATTGGATAGGTACGAACCTATTAAGATGGAAGGTTTATTGGAAGATCTAAACACCATAGAATCTGATGTGGTAAATAGATGGATGGCTGAGAGATCATTAGTCGCTTTAAGAGCTAGTAATCTACCTATTAAAGACTTAAGAAAGCCTACTGCTGTGATTTCCATAGGGGCTGAAGGGGTATCATCTTTCCAAAACATGGCAGCGAAGTATACTCAAACTAAGTCCGTGTCCGTGCATAAAACTTCTACTTTAGATGAATTAAAAGAAGCGGTCAAGATAGATGGTAATCTAATTGTGGCCTTGCATTTAAGCAATAATAGACCGGGTGCTAACTATGGCTTAGAACCTTATATGTTAGAAGCTTTATCATTGATCCCCTCACGAGCGGTGTTAGTGGTTTTGGGTAATCCTTATGTATTAGATAAGTTGTCTTTGCCTTATCAAGATATTGTATTGGCTAATCAAGTTACTTCGTACATGGAGGAAGCTGCCGCTATGGGTGTATTCGGTGGTATAGAAATGAACGGTAGATTGCCGGTGACAGTGAATGATAGCTTCAAATATGGAGATGGCATTTGGGTACAAAAGTTGGGACGCTTAGCTTATGGAGTGCCTGAAATGGTTGGAATTGATTCCAAAGTATTAGTAGCAAGAGTGGATTCCGTGATGCAATTAGGCATCAAGGAAAAAGCATACCCGGGGGCTGTATTACAGATAGCGAAGGATGGACGTGTCATCTATGAAAAGCCATACGGATTCCATACCTACGAACAGGCAGCCGCAGCTCCACAGATCAGTACGGATGGTATGAAGTTCCAACAAGCTAACTTGAATGAAGTGATGGATAACTCTGTAGCCGGAACATCCGTCATTAAAGGAGCTAAAGCAGGGAGAAAAGTCCCTGGATTGGTTCAAATGAATGATCTATATGACCTGGCTAGTGTAACGAAAATCAGCACCTCTGCTTTGGCGGTAATGCAATTGATGAGCGAGAATAAATTTGATCTAGACCAAACTTTTGGTAATTATCATGAACCATTCAAAGGTTCAGATAAGGAGTCAATGACCTTTAGAAACATGCTTACACATAGAGCAGGTTTGAAAGCATGGATTCCATTCTGGATGAACTGCGTAGATTCTGTGGCTACATTGAAAAAGGCCTTGAGCCTACATCCGGAATGGGAAGGAGAGTTTATTCATGATGTGAGACAAAAGACATTTTGGGATAAACTTTTTGGAAGAAAACCCGCAAATCCTGTAAATTATGAAAGGACCTTAGCAGAAGTTCCTGGTATCTGGAAGAAATGTTTAGACGCTTCCACCATCACCTGGCATCCGGGGATTTTTTCCAATACCCGCTCAGAAGTGTTTAGCGTAGAAATCGCAGATACCTTATTTATGAATAAGAATAGGGTAGAGTATATCTTTAAACAGATTGAAAGTTCACCGGTAAACGTAAATCAAGGGTATGTTTATTCTGATTTACACTATTATACCTACCCCATCTTTATGGAGAAACTAACCGGTAAGAAGTGGGAAGATTACTTGAAAGAAACCTATCATGGTTTAGGTGCTTATAGTTTGACCTATAATCCTAGAAGATTCTACTCCCTAGATCAAATTGCACCTACAGAGAAGGATACATTGTTTAGAAAGACATTGATACACGGTAGGGTTCACGATGAAGGAGCCGGAATGTTAAACGGTATTTCTGGCCATGCCGGTCTTTTTGGTAATGCAAATGATTTAATGAAGTTAATGCAGATGTATTTGCAAAAGGGTTATTACGGTGGGCAGCAATACATCAAGCCTGAAGTTATAGATGAAGTGACTTCTTATCAGTTTCCTGATGAAGGAAACCGAAGAGGGATAGCATTTGATAAGTTAGATTTTGACAAGAAGATTACAAACGGTCCTCAACTGGCATCTCCGTCCAGTTATGGGCATTCCGGTTTTACCGGAACGTTTACTTGGGTAGATCCAAAGTATAACTTAGTGTATGTTTTCCTATCAAACAGGGTATACCCCACTAGAGACAATGTGAAGATATCTACTCTGAACCTCCGAACCGCCGTAGGGGATGAGATCATAAAGACTATTCAGGGTAAATAA
- a CDS encoding acyl-CoA dehydrogenase family protein — protein sequence MTENFDVFINRFKQRLKSLFHDESNINELSLQRGLPENVWNGIMQMNPLSVAIPKAFGGRGAEVKECLGILSAASYEALPLSLTFGINIALFLEPLAKYGNPEIQAPIFQKFVEEKAMGGLMITEPDYGSDALNMRTSYTETEEGYKIKGVKHWQGLTGMADFWIIAARKSLQENDLARDVEFFVTDNAKPEQKIKVEHYFNNLGLYMIPYGLNTVDVQVPGNQKLQQTSTGIKMMLDILHRSRLQFPGMGMGFIQRMLDEALAHTTKRKVGGQPLIAMDSVRFQLSRIQAAYTLASGMCAHSSNMSGIQYDLAAEGVQANSMKALVTDLMQESAQICVQLAGSSGYKIDHIGGRGIVDSRPFQIFEGSNEMLYTQISEIIVKQMKKSKVSNFSEYLSSFDLTSRVAPMFKKHLDFEMPTVLVQRQTVVLGKIIARLVNLQYVDQMVEKGFRKDLYGNCVKHMHMDIKKLSTDLSDYNNAEPIVDYLEDSLWSQYV from the coding sequence ATGACAGAAAATTTTGATGTGTTTATAAACCGTTTCAAACAGCGGTTAAAATCTTTGTTTCATGACGAGTCCAATATAAATGAATTAAGCCTTCAGCGCGGTCTTCCTGAAAATGTTTGGAACGGAATAATGCAAATGAATCCACTTTCAGTTGCTATCCCAAAGGCATTCGGAGGTAGAGGTGCTGAAGTGAAAGAATGTCTCGGTATATTGTCAGCAGCTTCTTATGAAGCTTTACCATTGTCCCTAACCTTCGGTATTAACATTGCACTCTTTCTTGAGCCATTAGCTAAGTACGGGAATCCGGAAATTCAAGCTCCAATTTTTCAGAAATTCGTTGAAGAAAAGGCTATGGGTGGTCTTATGATCACAGAGCCTGATTATGGTTCTGATGCATTAAACATGCGTACTTCTTATACTGAGACAGAAGAAGGGTACAAAATCAAAGGTGTAAAGCACTGGCAAGGATTGACGGGTATGGCGGATTTTTGGATCATAGCGGCTCGTAAAAGTTTGCAAGAGAATGATCTTGCCAGAGATGTGGAATTCTTTGTAACGGATAATGCTAAGCCTGAACAAAAGATTAAAGTTGAACATTATTTCAACAACCTAGGTCTGTATATGATCCCTTACGGACTTAATACCGTTGATGTTCAGGTGCCTGGAAATCAGAAATTACAACAGACCAGCACTGGGATAAAGATGATGCTGGATATACTTCACAGAAGTAGACTTCAGTTCCCAGGAATGGGGATGGGCTTTATCCAAAGGATGTTAGATGAAGCCTTAGCACATACTACAAAAAGAAAAGTAGGTGGACAGCCCCTTATCGCGATGGATTCCGTTCGTTTCCAATTATCGAGAATTCAAGCTGCATATACCCTTGCATCCGGAATGTGCGCGCATAGTTCAAACATGAGTGGAATTCAGTATGACTTAGCCGCTGAAGGAGTTCAAGCCAATAGCATGAAGGCTCTAGTGACTGATTTGATGCAGGAATCTGCTCAAATTTGCGTTCAATTAGCCGGTTCTAGCGGTTACAAGATCGATCACATAGGTGGTCGAGGTATAGTAGACAGTAGACCATTCCAGATCTTCGAAGGTTCAAATGAGATGCTTTACACTCAAATCTCTGAGATCATTGTGAAACAAATGAAGAAAAGCAAAGTGAGTAATTTCTCCGAGTATTTATCTTCTTTCGATCTAACTTCCAGAGTAGCTCCAATGTTTAAAAAGCATTTGGATTTTGAAATGCCTACAGTTCTAGTTCAACGACAAACCGTAGTATTAGGAAAAATAATCGCTCGTTTGGTAAACTTACAGTATGTGGATCAAATGGTAGAGAAAGGATTTAGAAAGGATCTGTATGGTAACTGTGTTAAGCATATGCATATGGATATCAAGAAGCTTTCTACTGATCTTTCAGATTATAATAATGCTGAGCCTATCGTTGACTATTTGGAAGATTCCTTGTGGTCGCAATACGTATAA
- a CDS encoding DUF6787 family protein, whose product MENQAKSGVLVRLQEKWGLESLFHVIAVLVVFSLAGSSVVFLRKGLFSILGFNEQTSLWIKTITYILFVFPAYQVLLLAYGFCLGQFSFFWEKEKKMGRWLAARFKKS is encoded by the coding sequence ATGGAGAATCAAGCAAAGTCGGGCGTTTTAGTACGTTTACAAGAAAAGTGGGGATTAGAAAGCTTATTTCATGTTATAGCTGTTTTGGTAGTGTTTTCTTTGGCAGGCTCTTCAGTGGTATTTCTGAGGAAAGGCTTGTTTTCCATTCTAGGTTTTAATGAGCAAACTTCCCTTTGGATAAAAACCATTACTTACATCTTATTCGTTTTTCCTGCCTATCAGGTCCTTCTCTTGGCTTATGGATTTTGTCTAGGGCAGTTTTCTTTCTTTTGGGAAAAGGAGAAGAAAATGGGACGATGGTTAGCTGCACGTTTCAAGAAATCTTAA